In Magnetococcales bacterium, the DNA window TGTTCCAATTCGGTGGCCCTGATTGGCAAACCTTTGGAGAGTGAGATTTCCAAAGGGTTGGGGAGGCCGGTCCGACTGGCCAACGACGCCGATTGTTTCGCCCTGTCGGAGGCGGTCGATGGGGCGGGCGCCGGGCAACATTCGGTATTCGGGGTTATTCTGGGGACCGGGGCGGGAA includes these proteins:
- a CDS encoding ROK family protein encodes the protein CSNSVALIGKPLESEISKGLGRPVRLANDADCFALSEAVDGAGAGQHSVFGVILGTGAGSGLVVAGRPVQGPNGVAGE